A genomic window from Gossypium hirsutum isolate 1008001.06 chromosome D10, Gossypium_hirsutum_v2.1, whole genome shotgun sequence includes:
- the LOC107930664 gene encoding probable RNA-binding protein ARP1 isoform X2, whose translation MTMSNNIGQFGDTTLTKVFVGGLAWETPREAMREHFEKYGEILEAVIISDKVTGRSKGYGFVTFKEAEAAKKACEDANPIINGRRANCNLASLGARRPRSASTAPPQQGSNVGPRATSAAPANHVQWYYPAVGTPASPFHHQHHQAVPFYGYSPTYIPTDMSYNHKLSYSGGSYMNGHFSQVYPAGQAVVGANTLMPMYPFYHYHQSQTMGLPAAATHIYPSTTAGPITTIPAAAAAAAIITKPAAAMAPNSVGRGESLKKVG comes from the exons ATGACTATGAGTAACAATATTGGGCAATTTGGTGACACAACTTTAACCAAAGTTTTCGTTGGAGGGTTAGCTTGGGAAACTCCCAGAGAAGCCATGAGAGAGCACTTTGAGAAGTATGGTGAGATCCTTGAAGCTGTGATTATTTCTGATAAAGTCACTGGCAGATCCAAGGGTTATGGATTC GTTACGTTTAAGGAAGCTGAAGCTGCTAAGAAAGCTTGTGAGGATGCTAACCCTATCATAAACGGCCGCCGAGCTAACTGCAACCTCGCCTCACTCGGCGCTCGCCGCCCGAGGTCCGCCTCCACTGCTCCTCCACAACAAG GATCAAACGTTGGACCGAGGGCCACATCGGCTGCACCTGCCAATCATGTGCAGTGGTATTACCCAGCAGTGGGGACACCTGCGTCACCCTTTCATCATCAGCATCATCAGGCCGTTCCCTTCTATGG CTACTCTCCCACCTACATTCCCACAGATATGAGCTACAATCAT AAGCTGAGCTACAGTGGAGGATCCTACATGAATGGACATTTCTCTCAAGTGTATCCAGCAGGGCAGGCTGTCGTAGGTGCAAATACATTGATGCCAATGTACCCGTTCTATCATTACCATCAATCACAAACGATGGGATTACCAGCAGCAGCCACCCACATCTACCCATCAACAACAGCTGGGCCCATCACCACCATCCCTGCTGCCGCCGCCGCTGCTGCTATCATCACTAAACCTGCTGCAGCAATGGCTCCAAATTCAG TTGGCAGAGGTGAAAGCTTGAAGAAGGTTGGCTAA
- the LOC107930664 gene encoding probable RNA-binding protein ARP1 isoform X1 — protein sequence MTMSNNIGQFGDTTLTKVFVGGLAWETPREAMREHFEKYGEILEAVIISDKVTGRSKGYGFVTFKEAEAAKKACEDANPIINGRRANCNLASLGARRPRSASTAPPQQGSNVGPRATSAAPANHVQWYYPAVGTPASPFHHQHHQAVPFYGYSPTYIPTDMSYNHKLSYSGGSYMNGHFSQVYPAGQAVVGANTLMPMYPFYHYHQSQTMGLPAAATHIYPSTTAGPITTIPAAAAAAAIITKPAAAMAPNSGTVGRGESLKKVG from the exons ATGACTATGAGTAACAATATTGGGCAATTTGGTGACACAACTTTAACCAAAGTTTTCGTTGGAGGGTTAGCTTGGGAAACTCCCAGAGAAGCCATGAGAGAGCACTTTGAGAAGTATGGTGAGATCCTTGAAGCTGTGATTATTTCTGATAAAGTCACTGGCAGATCCAAGGGTTATGGATTC GTTACGTTTAAGGAAGCTGAAGCTGCTAAGAAAGCTTGTGAGGATGCTAACCCTATCATAAACGGCCGCCGAGCTAACTGCAACCTCGCCTCACTCGGCGCTCGCCGCCCGAGGTCCGCCTCCACTGCTCCTCCACAACAAG GATCAAACGTTGGACCGAGGGCCACATCGGCTGCACCTGCCAATCATGTGCAGTGGTATTACCCAGCAGTGGGGACACCTGCGTCACCCTTTCATCATCAGCATCATCAGGCCGTTCCCTTCTATGG CTACTCTCCCACCTACATTCCCACAGATATGAGCTACAATCAT AAGCTGAGCTACAGTGGAGGATCCTACATGAATGGACATTTCTCTCAAGTGTATCCAGCAGGGCAGGCTGTCGTAGGTGCAAATACATTGATGCCAATGTACCCGTTCTATCATTACCATCAATCACAAACGATGGGATTACCAGCAGCAGCCACCCACATCTACCCATCAACAACAGCTGGGCCCATCACCACCATCCCTGCTGCCGCCGCCGCTGCTGCTATCATCACTAAACCTGCTGCAGCAATGGCTCCAAATTCAG GTACAGTTGGCAGAGGTGAAAGCTTGAAGAAGGTTGGCTAA
- the LOC107930664 gene encoding probable RNA-binding protein ARP1 isoform X3, with amino-acid sequence MTMSNNIGQFGDTTLTKVFVGGLAWETPREAMREHFEKYGEILEAVIISDKVTGRSKGYGFVTFKEAEAAKKACEDANPIINGRRANCNLASLGARRPRSASTAPPQQGSNVGPRATSAAPANHVQWYYPAVGTPASPFHHQHHQAVPFYGYSPTYIPTDMSYNHKLSYSGGSYMNGHFSQVYPAGQAVVGANTLMPMYPFYHYHQSQTMGLPAAATHIYPSTTAGPITTIPAAAAAAAIITKPAAAMAPNSVCLAVE; translated from the exons ATGACTATGAGTAACAATATTGGGCAATTTGGTGACACAACTTTAACCAAAGTTTTCGTTGGAGGGTTAGCTTGGGAAACTCCCAGAGAAGCCATGAGAGAGCACTTTGAGAAGTATGGTGAGATCCTTGAAGCTGTGATTATTTCTGATAAAGTCACTGGCAGATCCAAGGGTTATGGATTC GTTACGTTTAAGGAAGCTGAAGCTGCTAAGAAAGCTTGTGAGGATGCTAACCCTATCATAAACGGCCGCCGAGCTAACTGCAACCTCGCCTCACTCGGCGCTCGCCGCCCGAGGTCCGCCTCCACTGCTCCTCCACAACAAG GATCAAACGTTGGACCGAGGGCCACATCGGCTGCACCTGCCAATCATGTGCAGTGGTATTACCCAGCAGTGGGGACACCTGCGTCACCCTTTCATCATCAGCATCATCAGGCCGTTCCCTTCTATGG CTACTCTCCCACCTACATTCCCACAGATATGAGCTACAATCAT AAGCTGAGCTACAGTGGAGGATCCTACATGAATGGACATTTCTCTCAAGTGTATCCAGCAGGGCAGGCTGTCGTAGGTGCAAATACATTGATGCCAATGTACCCGTTCTATCATTACCATCAATCACAAACGATGGGATTACCAGCAGCAGCCACCCACATCTACCCATCAACAACAGCTGGGCCCATCACCACCATCCCTGCTGCCGCCGCCGCTGCTGCTATCATCACTAAACCTGCTGCAGCAATGGCTCCAAATTCAG tttgCTTGGCTGTGGAATAG